In one Alistipes sp. ZOR0009 genomic region, the following are encoded:
- a CDS encoding proline dehydrogenase family protein has protein sequence MIDFNNTEIAFRIRSKGELIKAKLLFGAVKNPAMVKALNGITSFALKVGFPVGWLVKPTLYVQFVGGERLSDCDKTAQKLSAYGVSSILDYSVEGKEDGESIEACFEEIKQSVLFGAKRSYVAFAVFKPTGITHAQILEKVSSEIQLSEEEQREYERFVKRVDVLCALAAQVGTPILIDAEDYCYQKAIDEVVEMMMERYNKEKAVVYNTLQMYRTDRLDYLKMLHQKAREVGFKAGVKFVRGAYMEKERLRATERGYPSPINPTKEVTDQMYDDALIYTMQNIDDFAIFVGTHNEDSIKLLVELVYKYDIDVKDSRIWLSQLYGMSDNLSFNLAYEGFNVAKYLPYGPVKEVLPYLIRRATENTAVAGQTSRELNLINQEIERRKAYKEW, from the coding sequence ATGATTGATTTCAACAATACAGAGATAGCATTTCGAATTCGCTCTAAAGGCGAACTGATAAAAGCGAAGCTGCTTTTTGGAGCAGTGAAAAATCCCGCTATGGTAAAAGCATTAAACGGAATAACCTCGTTTGCCTTAAAAGTAGGATTCCCGGTGGGGTGGCTTGTTAAACCGACATTGTATGTGCAGTTTGTAGGAGGAGAGCGGTTGTCGGATTGCGATAAAACCGCTCAAAAACTTTCGGCTTATGGTGTTAGTTCTATTTTAGACTATTCGGTAGAAGGAAAGGAGGATGGCGAATCGATAGAAGCGTGCTTTGAAGAAATTAAGCAAAGCGTTCTATTTGGAGCGAAGAGGAGCTATGTTGCCTTTGCGGTTTTTAAGCCTACAGGGATTACTCATGCTCAGATTTTGGAAAAGGTCTCATCGGAAATCCAGCTGTCCGAAGAAGAGCAAAGAGAGTATGAGCGATTTGTCAAGCGAGTTGACGTTCTTTGTGCTTTAGCCGCTCAAGTTGGTACTCCTATTTTAATTGATGCTGAAGATTACTGCTACCAAAAAGCAATTGATGAGGTGGTCGAAATGATGATGGAGCGCTATAACAAGGAGAAGGCTGTTGTTTATAATACGCTACAAATGTACCGTACTGATAGGTTGGATTACCTAAAGATGTTGCATCAGAAAGCCCGAGAAGTAGGTTTTAAGGCGGGGGTTAAATTTGTTAGAGGTGCTTATATGGAAAAAGAGCGGTTGCGTGCAACCGAAAGAGGCTATCCGTCTCCAATTAACCCAACAAAAGAGGTTACAGACCAGATGTATGATGATGCGTTAATCTATACCATGCAAAATATAGACGATTTTGCAATTTTTGTGGGAACTCATAATGAAGATAGCATCAAGCTGCTTGTTGAGTTGGTTTACAAGTATGATATTGATGTTAAAGATTCTCGAATTTGGCTTTCTCAGCTATATGGGATGAGCGATAATCTATCATTTAATTTGGCCTACGAAGGTTTTAACGTCGCAAAATATCTTCCATACGGTCCTGTAAAGGAAGTTTTGCCATATTTAATAAGAAGGGCAACCGAAAATACGGCAGTTGCAGGTCAAACTTCTCGTGAATTAAACTTGATAAACCAGGAAATAGAACGTCGTAAAGCATATAAGGAATGGTAA
- a CDS encoding 2-isopropylmalate synthase — MSKEKVYIFDTTLRDGEQVPGCQLNTLEKIEVAQSLELLGVDIIEAGFPVSSPGDFTSVVEISKAVNQPTICALTRAVEKDIDVAADALRFAKHPRIHTGIGVSPHHMKYKFNATPEQIVERAVAAVKYAKKYVEDIEFYAEDAGRSENRFLAKVIEAVIAAGATVVNIPDTTGYCLPDEYGAKIRYLKENVKNIDKAIIATHCHNDLGLATANSIAGVINGARQIECTINGIGERAGNTSLEEAVMIINSHKRLSLETSINTKRLYPTSRLVSTLMRMPVQANKAIVGRNAFAHSSGIHQDGVLKKRETYEIMNPKQVGVNESSIVLTARSGRAALKHRLTSLGYKLDQKELDEAYKEFLDLADKKREVHNDDLMALMGKTARHDRKIQLESLQVLCGKSAIPTATIRLKYEGQTWEGTDTGNGPIDAAINAVKTIITTKTTLEELLIHTITRGSDDMGKVHVQVESKGKVFYGFSANTDIITATIEAYLEALSQVV; from the coding sequence ATGAGCAAAGAAAAGGTGTACATCTTTGACACAACGCTACGAGATGGAGAGCAAGTTCCAGGCTGCCAACTTAACACTCTCGAAAAAATTGAAGTTGCCCAATCGCTAGAACTGCTCGGTGTCGATATCATTGAAGCAGGATTCCCCGTTTCTTCGCCTGGAGACTTTACGTCTGTGGTAGAGATATCGAAAGCAGTAAACCAACCAACTATTTGCGCCCTTACTCGTGCCGTTGAGAAAGATATTGACGTTGCAGCAGACGCTTTACGCTTTGCCAAGCATCCTCGCATACATACTGGAATTGGAGTTTCTCCCCATCATATGAAGTACAAGTTTAATGCAACGCCAGAACAAATAGTTGAAAGGGCTGTTGCTGCTGTCAAGTACGCAAAAAAGTATGTAGAAGACATCGAATTCTATGCTGAAGATGCAGGGCGTTCAGAAAATCGTTTTTTGGCAAAAGTTATTGAAGCGGTTATTGCAGCAGGAGCAACCGTTGTTAACATCCCCGACACAACAGGATACTGCTTACCTGATGAGTATGGTGCCAAAATACGTTACCTCAAAGAAAACGTAAAAAATATAGACAAGGCAATAATAGCAACCCACTGCCACAACGATTTAGGACTTGCAACGGCTAACTCTATTGCTGGCGTCATTAACGGAGCTCGCCAAATAGAGTGCACCATAAATGGAATAGGAGAAAGAGCCGGAAATACTTCGTTAGAAGAAGCGGTAATGATTATCAACAGCCACAAAAGGCTTTCGCTAGAAACGTCTATTAACACCAAGCGCCTTTACCCTACCAGTAGATTGGTTTCTACGCTAATGAGAATGCCCGTACAAGCAAACAAGGCCATTGTTGGACGTAACGCATTTGCTCACTCATCAGGAATACATCAAGATGGGGTGCTAAAAAAACGAGAAACCTACGAAATCATGAATCCTAAACAGGTAGGTGTTAACGAATCGTCGATTGTGCTGACTGCAAGAAGTGGAAGAGCAGCGCTAAAGCATCGGTTAACATCTTTAGGATACAAGTTAGACCAGAAAGAACTCGACGAAGCCTATAAGGAGTTCCTCGACCTAGCTGATAAAAAAAGAGAAGTTCATAACGATGACTTAATGGCACTTATGGGCAAAACAGCTAGACATGATCGCAAAATACAGCTCGAATCGCTACAGGTTTTATGCGGTAAATCGGCTATTCCAACTGCTACCATCCGCTTAAAATACGAGGGACAGACATGGGAAGGAACCGACACTGGTAATGGACCTATTGATGCAGCTATCAACGCGGTTAAAACTATTATAACAACCAAAACAACACTCGAAGAGCTGCTTATACATACCATAACACGCGGTAGCGATGATATGGGAAAAGTCCACGTACAGGTAGAAAGCAAAGGAAAAGTCTTTTACGGCTTTAGTGCTAACACAGATATCATAACGGCAACCATCGAGGCCTATCTGGAGGCTCTTTCGCAAGTTGTATAA
- the leuC gene encoding 3-isopropylmalate dehydratase large subunit encodes MGKTLFDKIWDAHVVHQNTDGADILYIDRHFIHEVTSPQAFDGLKKRGIGIFRPQQTVATADHNVPTTNQHLPIVEEQSRKQVTQLIQNCNDFGLELYGLGHPYQGIVHIIGPELGITQPGSTYVCGDSHTATHGAFGSIAFGIGTSEVEMVFASQTLPQVKPKTMRITVSGTLEPFVTAKDVILYIISKLSAKGGTGFFVEYAGEAIRSLSMEGRMTICNMSIEMGARGGLIAPDKTTFEYIKNRPFAPKNSLWDKAQAYWETLYTDEDALFDAEYTFDASEIKPMVTYGTNPGMGIAIDALVPYQSDFEDASDKLMLKKALEYMDFHEGQSLEGLKISHVFIGSCTNGRIEDFRAAAKLIKGKKVSSEVTAWFVPGSKQVEAACKAEGITQIFEEAGIYLRQPGCSACLAMNEDKVPAGKYCVSTSNRNFEGRQGPGARTILASPLTAAAAAIMGVITDPRKLA; translated from the coding sequence ATGGGCAAAACACTTTTTGATAAGATCTGGGATGCGCACGTTGTGCATCAAAATACCGATGGAGCAGATATATTGTACATCGATCGCCATTTTATACACGAAGTAACCTCTCCGCAAGCCTTCGATGGGCTTAAAAAGCGCGGGATTGGCATTTTTAGACCGCAACAAACCGTTGCAACAGCCGATCATAACGTTCCAACCACCAACCAGCATCTTCCAATTGTAGAAGAACAGTCGCGCAAGCAGGTGACGCAGCTTATACAAAACTGCAACGATTTTGGACTGGAACTATACGGGCTTGGTCACCCCTATCAAGGGATTGTACACATAATTGGTCCAGAGTTAGGAATAACCCAACCGGGTAGTACCTACGTTTGTGGCGATAGCCACACAGCAACGCATGGTGCATTCGGATCTATCGCCTTTGGCATCGGAACCTCTGAGGTTGAAATGGTGTTTGCCTCGCAAACACTTCCACAGGTTAAGCCTAAAACCATGCGAATTACGGTTAGTGGCACGTTAGAACCTTTTGTTACCGCAAAAGATGTCATTCTATACATCATAAGCAAGCTTAGCGCCAAAGGTGGCACCGGTTTCTTTGTAGAGTATGCAGGCGAAGCCATTCGTTCCCTTTCTATGGAAGGACGAATGACCATTTGCAACATGAGCATCGAAATGGGAGCTCGTGGCGGACTTATAGCCCCCGACAAAACAACCTTCGAATACATCAAAAATCGTCCTTTTGCCCCTAAAAATAGCTTATGGGACAAAGCGCAGGCTTACTGGGAGACTTTGTACACCGACGAAGACGCCCTGTTCGATGCTGAATACACTTTTGATGCCTCAGAAATTAAACCAATGGTAACCTATGGCACCAATCCGGGGATGGGCATTGCCATAGATGCTTTAGTACCTTATCAGAGTGATTTTGAAGATGCCAGCGATAAGCTGATGCTCAAAAAAGCGCTAGAGTATATGGATTTCCATGAAGGACAATCATTGGAGGGGCTTAAAATATCGCATGTGTTTATTGGCAGCTGCACCAATGGTCGTATAGAAGACTTTAGAGCAGCAGCAAAGCTTATTAAGGGCAAAAAAGTCTCTTCGGAGGTAACCGCATGGTTTGTACCTGGATCAAAACAGGTAGAGGCAGCCTGCAAAGCCGAAGGAATTACCCAAATATTCGAAGAGGCAGGTATTTACCTCCGTCAACCAGGGTGCTCGGCATGCCTAGCTATGAATGAGGACAAAGTTCCAGCCGGGAAGTACTGCGTGTCGACTTCGAACCGTAACTTCGAAGGACGGCAGGGGCCTGGAGCCCGCACAATACTGGCTAGTCCGCTTACAGCTGCCGCTGCTGCCATTATGGGAGTTATCACCGACCCTCGTAAGCTGGCGTGA
- the leuD gene encoding 3-isopropylmalate dehydratase small subunit — MANEKIKQIVSTAVPLNVDNVDTDQIIPARFLKATTREGFGDNLFRDWRYDSNNEKVTSFPLNNPLYSGKILVAGKNFGCGSSREHAAWAVKDYGFAAVVSSMFADIFKNNALNTALLPVQVSELFLDLLFNAIDKNPATEISIDLEKQQITVNGVSETFPISGYKKECLMNGYDDVDYLISLKEKIVEFEQKRV, encoded by the coding sequence ATGGCAAATGAGAAGATAAAACAAATAGTATCGACAGCCGTACCGCTTAACGTGGACAATGTGGATACTGACCAAATTATACCCGCCCGCTTTTTGAAGGCAACCACCCGAGAAGGATTTGGTGATAACCTTTTTAGAGACTGGCGCTACGATTCGAATAACGAAAAGGTTACCTCTTTTCCCCTAAACAATCCGCTTTACAGCGGTAAAATTTTAGTTGCCGGCAAAAATTTCGGCTGCGGATCGAGCCGCGAGCATGCCGCATGGGCTGTAAAAGACTACGGATTTGCAGCGGTAGTTTCCAGCATGTTTGCTGACATTTTCAAAAACAATGCGCTCAACACCGCGCTGCTTCCGGTACAGGTAAGCGAACTATTTCTGGACCTGCTATTCAACGCCATCGACAAAAATCCGGCGACGGAAATCTCGATAGACCTAGAAAAGCAGCAGATAACCGTAAATGGCGTTTCGGAAACATTCCCCATTTCAGGATATAAGAAGGAATGCCTTATGAATGGCTACGATGATGTTGATTACCTCATCAGCCTAAAGGAAAAGATTGTTGAATTTGAACAGAAACGTGTATGA
- the leuB gene encoding 3-isopropylmalate dehydrogenase, which yields MNTYKIAVLKGDGIGPEIVDEAINVLNAVGHKYNIEFDYNEGLVGGIAIDTVGDPFPAETQAICEASDAILFGAIGDPKFDNNPNAKVRPEQGLLKMRKTLGLFANIRPVKAYDSLLQLSPLKEQITKGSNFVVIRELTGGIYFGEPRGRSENGETAFDTCVYTREEIVRVAKMAFEYAKTRRNKLTVVDKANVLATSRLWRETVQSMEQNYPSVEVDYMFVDNAAMKLIQQPSYFDVVLTENMFGDILTDEASVITGSLGMLPSASKGSKVALYEPIHGSFPQAKGKGIANPIATILSAAMMLEDLGEVAAAKAIYQSIDNVVNENYLTVDLNPVNPVSTAEVGRRIVEYIK from the coding sequence ATGAACACCTACAAAATAGCCGTACTTAAGGGCGACGGCATTGGACCAGAGATAGTAGACGAAGCCATAAACGTGCTAAACGCGGTTGGACATAAGTACAACATCGAATTCGATTATAATGAGGGACTGGTTGGTGGAATAGCCATCGACACCGTTGGAGATCCCTTTCCCGCCGAAACGCAGGCCATTTGCGAAGCTTCGGATGCCATTCTTTTCGGTGCGATAGGCGATCCGAAGTTTGATAATAACCCCAACGCCAAGGTGCGACCCGAGCAGGGCCTTTTGAAGATGCGCAAAACCCTTGGGTTATTCGCAAACATTCGTCCAGTAAAGGCATACGACAGCTTGCTACAGCTTTCGCCCCTTAAGGAGCAGATCACCAAAGGTTCGAACTTCGTGGTGATACGCGAGCTAACCGGTGGAATCTACTTTGGAGAGCCTCGCGGACGTAGTGAGAATGGTGAAACAGCCTTCGACACCTGCGTATACACCCGCGAAGAGATTGTGCGCGTTGCCAAAATGGCTTTCGAGTACGCCAAAACCCGCAGAAATAAGCTAACGGTGGTAGATAAGGCCAACGTACTGGCCACATCTCGCCTGTGGCGCGAAACCGTTCAATCGATGGAGCAAAATTACCCTTCGGTAGAAGTTGACTACATGTTTGTAGACAATGCGGCCATGAAGCTCATACAGCAACCCTCCTATTTCGACGTAGTGCTAACCGAGAATATGTTTGGAGATATTTTGACCGATGAGGCAAGCGTTATTACAGGCTCGCTCGGCATGCTGCCATCCGCCTCTAAGGGCTCGAAGGTGGCACTTTACGAGCCAATACACGGCAGCTTCCCCCAGGCAAAGGGTAAGGGCATTGCAAACCCCATCGCCACCATCTTGTCGGCCGCCATGATGCTCGAGGATCTTGGCGAGGTGGCTGCGGCAAAGGCCATCTACCAATCGATAGACAATGTTGTAAACGAGAATTATCTTACTGTTGACCTAAACCCCGTCAATCCCGTTTCGACCGCAGAAGTTGGACGAAGGATTGTGGAATACATTAAATAG
- a CDS encoding outer membrane beta-barrel protein, translated as MKKILLLLSLVAVFGFSAQSQESVKKNEVGLFFQNLNAYGFRYKHGGDVCKLRVTGLSLSFGKAESSDNAVEKERKTAGFGLNVGLECPIKIDDSFSFFYGGEIQSSYNSIKRDGDYNIYIEPKKSKKTYGVGLGVVLGFSYAVNPKISVSAEIVPNFMFVRDEIDDIESTRYNLGITNNGAGITIGYKF; from the coding sequence ATGAAAAAAATCCTTCTTTTATTAAGTTTGGTTGCGGTATTTGGGTTTAGCGCCCAGTCTCAGGAGAGTGTTAAGAAGAATGAGGTTGGTTTATTCTTTCAAAATCTAAATGCGTATGGTTTCAGGTATAAGCATGGAGGTGATGTTTGTAAACTTAGGGTTACAGGCCTATCTCTTTCGTTTGGTAAAGCAGAAAGTTCGGATAATGCCGTAGAGAAGGAGCGAAAAACGGCTGGATTTGGTTTAAATGTTGGGTTGGAGTGTCCCATAAAAATAGACGACAGTTTTAGCTTTTTCTATGGTGGAGAAATACAGAGCAGCTACAATTCTATAAAGAGAGATGGTGATTATAATATTTATATTGAGCCGAAAAAGAGCAAGAAAACATATGGAGTGGGTTTAGGTGTTGTTCTGGGTTTTTCTTACGCTGTTAATCCTAAAATATCGGTATCAGCCGAAATAGTTCCGAATTTTATGTTTGTGCGAGATGAAATAGATGATATAGAATCAACAAGATATAATTTGGGGATTACCAATAATGGAGCAGGAATAACTATTGGCTACAAGTTCTAG
- a CDS encoding TfoX/Sxy family protein produces the protein MAKQVSKLTKLPNIGKSLEELLLKVEIDTPQKLQEVGTENTFIRIMAVDSEACFSKLCAIEGAIRGIRWHLIDRPRKDELRQFFSMVKKSADEADDDLS, from the coding sequence ATGGCAAAACAGGTTAGCAAGCTTACAAAGCTTCCGAATATAGGCAAATCGTTGGAGGAGCTGCTCTTGAAGGTGGAGATAGACACCCCGCAAAAGCTGCAGGAGGTTGGTACGGAGAATACCTTCATCAGAATTATGGCTGTAGATAGCGAAGCCTGCTTTAGCAAGCTTTGTGCCATAGAGGGAGCCATTCGAGGCATACGCTGGCATCTTATCGATAGGCCCAGAAAAGATGAGCTTCGCCAGTTCTTTTCTATGGTTAAAAAAAGTGCCGACGAAGCCGATGACGACCTTAGCTAA
- a CDS encoding mechanosensitive ion channel domain-containing protein, whose amino-acid sequence MKRVLKGMACLTLVFIGGVALAQAGNVAQTSDSLNSAALHSYHRQMADIERNRIADSVKKADLEAQLKRLKTTDNLQKEELLRKLKEIADNEQQRIAAKKARIDSLRRSAKGYQAVGVMEDTLFTLYARLGSLTAQERAANISRRIQKLYDDDFLKVDSILVVKSENAYDIVYGEMVVMSVTENDALWSGENLLALTTHYHKAIKDSIVKARQENSLKKLGIRIGLVLLVIALTWLIFWAIGRGYRRLLLHIRTNKGRWLKDLSYKDYTFLSAEQELQVILFFLKIFRWFIYVMLLYISLPIIFSIFPFSRDWADSLFHLVWAPFKTILMAVWRYLPNLFSILVIYFVMKYFIRFVKYIFHEIEADKLKLAGFHADWAMPTYSIVRILLYAFMFVLIFPYLPGSDSNIFKGVSVFIGILFSLGSSSAIANMVAGLVITYMRPFKIGDRIKIGDATGDVVEKTLLVTRIKTIKNEIITIPNSSILSSNTTNYTSEAEGVGLIIHTTVTIGYDVPWKDMHQALIDAALRTDFVLDNPRPFVLQTSLEDFYVAYQINAYIHEASRQGGIYSQLHQNIQDVCNERGIEIMSPHYRAARDGNTTTIPASYLPKDYQVPSFNVKVDKKED is encoded by the coding sequence ATGAAAAGAGTGCTTAAGGGAATGGCATGCCTTACCCTCGTTTTTATAGGGGGTGTTGCATTGGCGCAGGCTGGGAATGTGGCTCAAACGAGCGATTCTCTCAATTCTGCAGCGCTGCATAGCTACCATAGGCAGATGGCCGATATCGAAAGGAATCGGATTGCCGACTCGGTGAAAAAGGCCGATCTCGAGGCGCAGTTGAAGCGCTTAAAAACTACCGATAACCTGCAAAAGGAGGAGCTGCTGCGTAAACTAAAGGAGATTGCGGACAACGAGCAGCAGCGCATTGCCGCCAAAAAGGCGCGTATCGATTCCTTAAGGCGTTCGGCCAAGGGCTACCAGGCGGTGGGCGTTATGGAAGATACGCTATTTACCCTTTATGCCCGCTTGGGATCGCTCACGGCACAGGAACGTGCCGCGAACATCAGCCGGCGTATACAAAAGCTCTACGATGACGATTTTTTGAAGGTCGACTCCATTTTGGTGGTCAAATCGGAGAATGCTTACGACATTGTTTACGGCGAAATGGTGGTTATGTCGGTTACCGAAAACGACGCGCTTTGGTCGGGAGAGAACCTTTTAGCGTTGACCACCCACTACCATAAAGCTATAAAGGATTCCATCGTTAAAGCACGTCAGGAGAACAGCCTAAAGAAGCTCGGTATCCGTATAGGGCTGGTGCTGCTGGTTATAGCCCTTACATGGCTTATATTTTGGGCTATCGGCCGAGGTTATAGGCGGCTTTTGCTCCATATAAGAACCAACAAGGGGAGGTGGCTTAAGGATTTATCGTATAAAGACTACACGTTTCTTTCGGCAGAGCAGGAGCTGCAGGTTATACTCTTCTTTCTGAAGATTTTTAGATGGTTTATCTATGTCATGCTGCTCTACATCTCCCTCCCAATCATTTTTAGCATCTTCCCGTTCTCGCGCGATTGGGCCGATTCGCTGTTTCACCTTGTTTGGGCGCCTTTTAAAACCATTTTAATGGCGGTATGGCGCTATCTGCCCAACCTGTTTAGCATCTTGGTTATTTATTTTGTGATGAAGTACTTTATACGCTTTGTGAAGTACATTTTCCACGAAATAGAGGCCGACAAGCTGAAGCTAGCGGGTTTTCATGCCGATTGGGCAATGCCAACCTATAGCATTGTGCGGATACTGCTTTACGCGTTTATGTTTGTGCTAATTTTTCCCTATCTGCCGGGCTCCGATTCCAATATTTTTAAGGGCGTGTCGGTGTTTATCGGTATTTTATTTTCGCTGGGATCTTCCTCGGCCATTGCTAACATGGTTGCAGGATTGGTAATCACCTACATGAGACCGTTTAAGATTGGCGATAGGATAAAAATTGGCGACGCAACGGGCGATGTGGTGGAAAAGACGCTGCTGGTAACCCGCATAAAGACGATTAAGAACGAAATAATAACGATACCCAACTCCTCGATCCTATCGAGCAATACCACAAACTATACTAGCGAGGCCGAAGGTGTTGGTTTGATTATCCATACCACGGTAACCATTGGCTATGACGTTCCTTGGAAGGACATGCACCAAGCGCTGATCGACGCGGCGCTTCGAACGGATTTTGTGCTGGATAATCCGCGTCCTTTTGTGCTTCAAACCAGCCTCGAGGATTTTTATGTTGCCTACCAAATAAATGCCTACATCCACGAGGCGAGTCGGCAGGGTGGCATCTACTCGCAGCTGCACCAAAATATACAGGATGTGTGCAACGAGCGGGGAATAGAGATCATGTCTCCCCACTATCGTGCCGCTAGGGATGGTAATACCACCACCATACCGGCCAGCTACTTGCCTAAGGATTACCAGGTACCTTCGTTTAACGTAAAGGTGGATAAAAAGGAGGATTGA
- a CDS encoding MutS-related protein: MTSRIEIYEKRIEALERQKEMAIKRGKRLMWMRLLSFAAAVAALFGLFAISVVAAVGLSLLLMGLFALVATRDVKNQRLVAYYDSLIAICRNEVACINGDTSAFDTGAIYFDIRHAYTYDLDIFGDRSIFQLLCRASTAKGKQLLAQRLQHPLKREEIARNQQSVDELANEMEWRQELQAVATEMEADKENLTSIKTWLTADNDGLSSFGLRLMVVGYPILVVGLMVLWGVGILNGLVTLSLFPYFIIYGKYGNRIAVVQSLVGKSADELRSYARLLKVVEAKTFRSPQLMELKSRITKSGRQPSAITAEFAQLVQQLDVRNNAAFMLLVGAYIFWDFRVVFKLNRWKRKYQLLIDEWVAVVGEMEVLASLATLAYNNPSWTMPEVAEGYFRLEATEAGHPLIPAKQRVCNTFSITDSKTILLTGSNMAGKSTFLRTLGVNMVLAYAGAPVCAQRLTVSYVPIRTSMRITDSLVENTSSFYAEIKRLGEIVKAVKEGEKAFLLLDEILRGTNSNDRHIGSKALVDLLVESQVCGIIATHDLSLSEAQHTYPKAIANYHFDVQVDEKDELYFDYKVKTGVCTSLNASILMRKIGLKV; encoded by the coding sequence ATGACTAGCAGAATAGAAATATACGAGAAGCGCATTGAGGCGCTCGAAAGGCAGAAGGAGATGGCCATTAAGCGTGGCAAAAGGCTTATGTGGATGAGGCTGCTCTCCTTTGCAGCGGCTGTTGCTGCACTATTTGGGCTATTTGCCATTTCGGTGGTGGCAGCGGTGGGGCTAAGCCTGCTGCTAATGGGGCTATTTGCGCTTGTTGCTACGCGCGACGTGAAAAACCAGCGGCTAGTAGCCTACTACGATAGCCTAATAGCGATATGCCGCAACGAGGTAGCTTGCATCAACGGAGACACCAGCGCGTTTGATACAGGCGCCATCTACTTCGACATAAGGCATGCCTACACGTACGATTTGGATATTTTTGGCGACAGGTCAATTTTTCAGCTGCTGTGCCGGGCCAGCACCGCCAAAGGTAAGCAACTGCTGGCACAGCGCCTGCAACACCCCCTAAAGAGGGAGGAAATTGCCCGCAACCAGCAGTCGGTAGACGAACTAGCTAACGAGATGGAGTGGAGACAGGAGTTGCAGGCCGTTGCAACGGAAATGGAGGCCGACAAGGAGAATCTGACCAGCATCAAAACGTGGCTAACGGCCGACAATGACGGTTTGAGCAGCTTTGGGCTACGCCTTATGGTAGTTGGATACCCAATTTTAGTTGTCGGGCTGATGGTGCTTTGGGGCGTAGGCATTCTCAACGGCCTTGTAACGCTGTCGCTGTTCCCCTACTTTATTATATACGGTAAATATGGCAATCGGATTGCCGTTGTACAGTCGTTGGTGGGTAAATCGGCCGACGAGCTGCGCTCCTATGCGCGCCTGCTGAAGGTTGTAGAGGCAAAAACGTTCCGCTCGCCACAGCTGATGGAGCTAAAGAGCCGAATCACCAAGTCTGGCAGGCAGCCATCGGCCATCACAGCCGAGTTTGCGCAGCTTGTACAGCAGCTCGATGTCCGCAACAATGCAGCATTCATGCTCCTAGTGGGCGCATACATCTTCTGGGACTTTAGGGTGGTATTTAAGCTAAACCGATGGAAGCGCAAGTACCAGCTGCTGATAGACGAATGGGTAGCGGTGGTTGGCGAAATGGAGGTGCTGGCATCCTTGGCTACGCTAGCGTACAACAATCCCAGCTGGACGATGCCCGAAGTGGCCGAAGGCTACTTTAGGCTTGAGGCAACCGAGGCGGGCCATCCGCTGATACCCGCTAAGCAGCGCGTATGCAATACGTTTAGCATTACAGATAGTAAAACCATCCTTCTAACCGGATCTAACATGGCCGGAAAGAGCACCTTCCTCCGCACCTTAGGCGTTAACATGGTGCTAGCCTACGCAGGTGCGCCCGTTTGCGCGCAGCGCCTTACGGTGAGCTACGTACCCATTCGGACCAGCATGCGAATTACCGACTCGCTGGTAGAGAACACCTCGTCGTTTTACGCGGAGATTAAACGCCTTGGCGAAATTGTAAAGGCGGTAAAAGAGGGCGAGAAGGCGTTCCTCCTACTGGATGAAATACTCCGCGGAACCAACTCCAACGACCGCCATATAGGTTCGAAAGCGCTCGTAGACCTGCTGGTGGAAAGCCAAGTGTGCGGCATCATTGCCACGCACGACCTATCGCTCTCCGAAGCGCAGCACACCTACCCCAAAGCCATTGCGAACTACCACTTCGATGTGCAGGTAGATGAAAAGGACGAGCTGTATTTCGACTATAAGGTAAAAACGGGTGTTTGTACCAGCCTTAACGCCTCCATACTAATGCGAAAGATTGGCCTAAAGGTATAA